The following coding sequences lie in one Populus trichocarpa isolate Nisqually-1 chromosome 14, P.trichocarpa_v4.1, whole genome shotgun sequence genomic window:
- the LOC7463392 gene encoding DNA replication ATP-dependent helicase/nuclease JHS1 isoform X6 — translation MPPKKKSKSSSSSTSSAKKNHQNSQQQQQQQQQQQPSKFGIQHFFNLHTQNALSLSQNPQPPPTPPIPQTLSQNPIISPNSLNPKFAPPSNSHHLDADDNVMDVSPEITKSVSLQRFKFSPGMLIKQSQDDGGDEVTWKISPVSERLQAVSKQMPQLIQLLAETSKLNSFSIRPCSSLNDEISSGTAGKVDKQVPSPPWKGADRSLVPASRVGLKRINPRQDVNLTDVNCSLAGRQSPFRTPPSLSYCHEKLSNVAECNGASDQLDQRQHKKALLELLDQVEDAISVEDSEPSTVNSSKTQDGNGYDMPCNAGSLVKEAAIDPPESVAVPLSNYNFLVLEVSEKHRPADLSGAQCPYKVLRLLNEQSGEERTVYLWEEWFYSVISPGDTVNVIGEFDDQGKCDVDRDNNLLIVHPDILVSGTRVAASFSCPRRTVLDERLKCSEHSTAALIGTLLHQIFQAGLMQDNPTINFLEEYARIVLQKNIESLHACGVNENDIFNTLVEAIPKLINWINLFKDSQDSKAPIIDFGPDNGLKKLSISEVIDIEEMAWAPKYGLKGMIDASVRVKVESGRNKADEKIVPLEFKTGKVSNGQSSMEHVAQVILYTLLMSERYLKHIDSGLLYYLQSDQTRGITVQRSDVVGLIMRRNELANDILKASRTQQLPPMLQSLNMCRSCRHLDVCTIYHKVHGGSKESSGLGDLFDSHVHHLTTAHYVFLRRWDQLIDLEAKETQLVKNRIWRPHSLKSDRSTSCLSSVVLDTSDRVPYQKSLKDNRFIYRFVHKKMPLHDVHASGGESLSFPSSSAEDFDYTLKSGDYVIISTKFGHQTVASGFITDISRSHVSVSFPKHLRLPGSNSSSEAHNLFREVWQIDKDEFMTSFSVMRFNLVQLFLQSEQSSHLRKMIVDLEAPRFDSGCIFSQDPALSYIWSVKNLNGDQRRAILKTLTAKDYALILGMPGTGKTSTLVHAVKAMLMRGASILLTSYTNSAIDNLLIKLKAQGIDFLRIGRHEVVHEEVRANCVSAMDVHSVEDIKLRLEQVKVVAVTCLGISSPLLANKKFDVCIMDEAGQITLPIALGPLMFASKFVLVGDHYQLPPLVQSTEARENGMGISLFCRLSEAHPQAISALQSQYRMCQDIMELSNALIYGDRLRCGSSEIANARLKFSGLQSCSSWLKEVLNPGRPVIFINTDMLPAYEAKDSKTVNNPIEAYIVAEVMILALLPLIIPRQISSELLLT, via the exons ATGCCTCCAAAGAAGAAATCCAAgtcgtcttcttcttcaaccTCATCAGCGAAGAAAAACCATCAAAActcacagcagcagcagcagcagcagcagcagcaacaacctTCCAAGTTTGGAATCCAACATTTCTTCAATCTCCACACACAAAACGCACTTTCCCTCTCTCAAAATCCCCAACCTCCACCCACTCCTCCAATTCCCCAAACCCTCTCTCAAAACCCTATAATTTCCCCTAATTCTCTAAACCCTAAATTTGCGCCACCCTCCAATTCTCACCACCTCGATGCCGACGATAACGTGATGGATGTCTCACCTGAAATCACCAAGTCGGTGTCTCTCCAACGCTTCAAGTTCTCTCCTGGAATG TTGATAAAGCAGAGCCAGGATGATGGTGGCGATGAGGTCACATGGAAGATATCTCCGGTTAGTGAAAGACTCCAAGCTGTCTCCAAGCAAATGCCCCAACTCATTCAACTCTTAGCTGAAACTTCAAAGCTTAATTCTTTCAGCATTCGTCCTTGTTCCTCTTTAAATGACGAG ATTTCATCTGGTACTGCTGGCAAGGTTGATAAGCAGGTTCCTTCACCTCCATGGAAGGGTGCTGACAGATCTTTGGTGCCTGCTAGTAGAGTTGGATTGAAAAGAATAAACCCACGTCAGGATGTAAATTTGACTGATGTTAATTGCTCGCTTGCTGGTCGACAAAGTCCTTTCAGAACTCCGCCGTCCCTTTCGTATTGTCACGAAAAG CTTTCTAATGTTGCTGAATGCAATGGAGCATCAGATCAACTGGATCAAAGGCAACACAAAAAG GCATTGCTTGAGCTTTTGGATCAAGTAGAAGATGCAATTTCTGTTGAAGATTCAGAACCTAGTACTGTCAATTCATCTAAAACTCAAGATGGAAATGGTTATGACATGCCCTGCAATGCTGGATCTCTAGTAAAAGAAGCAGCAATAGATCCACCAGAAAGTGTTGCTGTGCCattgtcaaattataattttcttgtaTTGGAG GTATCTGAGAAGCACAGGCCCGCGGATTTATCTGGTGCTCAATGCCCTTATAAG GTTCTTCGATTGTTGAATGAGCAAAGTGGAGAAGAGCGAACTGTCTATTTGTGGGAAGAGTG GTTCTATAGTGTCATTTCACCTGGAGATACTGTAAATGTGATTGGTGAATTTGATGACCAAGGAAAGTGTGACGTGGATCGTGACAATAATCTCTTAATTGTTCATCCTGACATTCTAGTCTCTGGAACTCGG GTTGCTGCTAGTTTCAGTTGTCCACGTCGAACTGTTTTAGATGAGAGACTAAAATGCAGTGAGCATTCAACTGCTGCATTAATTGGTACCTTGCTGCACCAAATTTTTCAG gCTGGACTCATGCAAGATAATCCTACCATAAACTTTTTGGAGGAATATGCTAGAATAGTACtccagaaaaatattgaaagccTGCATGCATGTGGAG TAAATGAAAATGATATCTTCAATACTTTGGTTGAGGCAATTCCTAAACTAATAAATTGGATCAACCTGTTCAAAGATTCACAG GATTCAAAAGCCCCCATTATTGATTTTGGTCCTGACAATGGATTGAAAAAGCTAAGTATATCTGAG GTGATTGATATCGAGGAGATGGCATGGGCCCCAAAATATGGGTTGAAAGGAATGATTGATGCTTCTGTCCGCGTTAAAGTAGAGTCAGGCAGAAATAAAGCAGATGAGAAGATTGTGCCTCTAGAGTTTAAAACTGGGAAAGTTTCCAATGGGCAG TCATCCATGGAACATGTAGCCCAAGTGATTTTGTACACTCTTCTCATGTCTGAGAG GTATCTGAAACATATTGATTCTGGTCTTCTGTATTACCTCCAATCAGATCAGACACGG GGAATCACGGTTCAAAGGTCTGATGTGGTTGGGCTAATCATGCGTCGAAATGAGCTTGCAAATGACATCCTTAAGGCATCAAGAACTCAACAATTGCCTCCAATGCTACAG AGCCTAAATATGTGCAGAAGTTGCCGCCATCTTGATGTTTGTACAATCTATCATAAG GTGCATGGTGGAAGCAAAGAGAGTAGTGGACTAGGTGATCTGTTTGATTCACATGTTCATCATCTGACAACTGCTCATTATGTTTTTCTTCGACGCTGGGATCAGTTGATTGACTTAGAGGCTAAAGAGACACAG CTTGTAAAAAACAGAATATGGCGTCCACATAGTTTGAAGAGTGATCGTTCCACTAGTTGCCTTTCTTCTGTTGTTCTTGATACTTCAGATCGAGTTCCATATCAGAAATCTCTCAAAGACAACCGATTCATTTATCGTTTTGTCCATAAAAAAATGCCTCTTCATGACGTGCATGCTTCTGGTGGAGAATCTTTGAGTTTTCCTTCATCTTCGGCAGAAGATTTCGATTATACACTTAAAAGTGGAGACTATGTG ATTATTAGTACCAAATTTGGCCATCAAACTGTAGCAAGTGGGTTCATAACAGATATCAGTCGGTCCCATGTTTCT GTTTCTTTTCCTAAGCACTTAAGACTCCCTGGCAGCAATTCTTCGTCAGAAGCACATAATCTCTTTAGGGAGGTCTGGCAGATTGACAAGGACGAGTTTATGACTTCATTTTCAGTTATGCG GTTCAACCTTGTACAACTGTTTCTCCAAAGTGAACAAAGTTCTCACCTTAGGAAGATGATTGTTGATCTTGAG GCTCCTCGATTTGACAGTGGATGTATATTTAGTCAAGATCCAGCCCTATCTTATATATGGTCAGTGAAGAATTTAAATGGAGATCAGCGTCGGGCAATTCTGAAG ACTCTTACAGCTAAGGATTATGCTCTAATACTAGGGATGCCTGGAACTGGAAAGACATCGACCTTGGTACATGCTGTCAAGGCCATGTTGATGAGAGGTGCATCCATTTTGCTCACGTCCTACACAAACTCTGCAATTGATAATTtactaatcaaattaaaagctCAG GGTATTGATTTTCTACGAATTGGAAGACATGAAGTTGTCCATGAGGAAGTCCGTGCCAATTGCGTTTCTG CAATGGATGTACACAGTGTAGAAGACATTAAATTAAGATTAGAGCAAGTCAAGGTTGTTGCAGTAACTTGCTTGGGAATTTCTAGTCCCTTGCTTGCCAACAAGAAATTTGATGTATGCATCATGGATGAAGCTGGACAAATTACCCTCCCA ATAGCTTTGGGACCCTTGATGTTTGCTTCAAAGTTTGTTCTTGTTGGTGATCACTATCAACTGCCTCCACTTGTCCAG AGTACAGAGGCTCGCGAGAATGGAATGGGGATAAGTTTGTTTTGTAGGCTTTCTGAGGCACATCCTCAAGCAATTTCAGCTTTGCAAAGCCAG TACCGCATGTGTCAAGATATTATGGAACTATCAAATGCCTTGATATATGGTGACAGACTGCGTTGTGGTTCTTCTGAAATAGCAAATGCCAGGCTTAAATTTTCAGGTTTACAGTCCTGTTCATCGTGGCTAAAGGAG GTATTAAATCCTGGCAGACCCGTCATATTTATTAACACAG ATATGCTGCCAGCTTACGAGGCAAAGGACTCCAAAACTGTGAATAACCCAATAGAAGCTTACATAGTTGCAGAG GTGATGATATTGGCATTATTACCCCTTATAATTCCCAGGCAAATCTCATCCGAGCTTCTGTTAACGTAA